The Myripristis murdjan chromosome 4, fMyrMur1.1, whole genome shotgun sequence region AGGTAGATAAACAACAGTTTTTCTTCGCGTAGTCATAACTTGCGAAGGTAATTATTCGACAGACAGCTCGAACAGAAAGCATGCTTCCGCGCAGGCAGGACTACGGGATGAAAAGGGCCGGCGTCGCACGGAGCGGCTCGGTTATAAACTTTAGGACAACAGTGAGTCCGGGCTCCCTGCGCCGCAGTTCCGCTGTTCTGCCGTCGGTGCTGACGTTCGCAGTGATCGTCGCGTCCGGAGGCCTGCTGCTCATGATAGAGAAAGGAATGCTGAACAGCATGGAGACACCTCCACCTCGGGGAAACGGCAGGCGCTCCGACTACATCCGACAGGTTGTGCCACATAACCCGGCCGCTGTGGACACGGAGTCCCAGGTAGTAACGGTGGTCTTTACCAAATCAACCAGCTCAGAGCACCCAACAGTGATTTGTTTTGACTTCCTAGAACTGTTTCACTTGATAGTGAATTTAAACTGGAAACTGGGAGACTTTGGAGCATTGTTAACCCTTTAGTTACATtgtaatagttaaaaaaaataaataaaaataaaagatggaCAAAGTATGACctcaaagtcaagtcaaaatTAACTGTTGCCTAATATCACAAAGTCAGTTTTTGTTGGTTTCCCATGAAAGCCTATGTCAAGTATGACAATTTGATAGTGTTTGCCATCCTGGACCTAAAGATTAATGTCAGGCTAATAAAAGTGGGTCAGATTTCATCAGGTGGGTGTACTATCCACCACAATTCTGACTGCAGTAGGCTAGTCTGGAGTAATAGTGTTGACATTTAATTCCCATCGCCTATTTTCTCAAGAACATCTTCACCCttagtaggtgtgtgtgtgtgtgtgtgtgtgtgtgtgtgtgtgcgcgtgcgcgagGGGTGGGAGAGCTTTGTCGAGAGAATCTTGGGGTTAAGAAATATTCTATTCTCGATTAACTTGCTTTTTGATTCGTcatcaatgtttgttttttttctttcttggagTTATTAATTTCTATCCATTAGTAATCACGTGCAATAAGAATGTAAGACTGTCCTTTTTCTTCtgatgaaagaaaacacaaaagaataCTTAAAAATTCATATTGACTCAAGTGGAAGTCAAAGTGATTCATTTGGTTTACTTCTGCTGCTGATTGATTAAGTTGAATCAGCTGAATTTATAATGAGTGTGTTGATGCAATTAATGAACCATTACACCCCTAACCTTAATTTTCTTTGGACACATTTAGATCCTTCAGGAGATCCGTAACCGCACCATCCGGACCATGTGCAGCCATAAGAACATGCCCCACAATGTTTGGTCTCTAAGTCCCCTGCAGAGAAAGACCTTGCTGCAGCACATCCTAGTCAATGATGAGTACCGCCTCCTCTACTGCTATGTCCCCAAAGTGGCTTGCTCCAACTGGAAGAGGGTTCTCAAGGTCCTGAGTGGAGCCCTGGAAAGTGTGGATGTCAACATTAAGATGGACCACCGCAGCGATCTGCTCTTCTTGTCGTCTTTGAAGCCTGAGGAGATCCGCTATCGGCTCAAGCACTACTTTAAGTTCATGTTTGTGAGGGAGCCCATGGAGCGCCTTCTTTCTGCATACAGGAACAAGTTTGGGGAGATTGAGGCCTACCAGAAAAAGTATGGCGTAGAGATTATAAAGCGATACAGAAAGGGACATGCAAAGGACTCATCAGTGACAGGAGACGATGTGACCTTTGCAGAGTTTGTGCGTTACTTGCTAGATGAGGACGTGGAGCGTATGAACGAGCACTGGATGCCAGTGTACAACTTGTGCCAACCTTGTGCTGTGTCCTATGATTTCATCGGCTCCTACGAGCACCTTGAACGTGATGCCGATTTTGTGCTCCAGCAGATTGGGGCACCGCCTCACGTCCACTTCCCAGAAAGGCAAACATGGTACAAGCCAGTCACCACAGAGACACTGCACTATTACCTGTGCAGCTTACCACAGAAGCTACTGAGGGAACTCCTACCCAAGTACATTCTAGACTTTTCCTTCTTCACTTATCCCCTCCCCAACACAACCACTGAGTATTGCCGACATTAAGTGTGCAATGTTTTATAGCGTTGAGATTATTTTTATACAGAATCCTTTGTACTATTTTTATTCCTAGGGAACAAGCAGTATTTTGATACCAGTTTACATGAGGTGTTCGCACATCATTTCAATATACTGATGATTAGAAAAGACAGAGCCTGACTTCAAAACCACTAAAACTTGAAATCAAGCATAGATAAATAAGAAAAAGTTACTGTAAGCCAAATCACACTGCTGGCCAATATCAAAATGTTATCACGCAGACTGTTACAGTAGATGTGCAGTGTTCATTGTTGAAGCTGTCAGAGTTATAAGgccaacatttttattttgctggttTCTTCATGTGGATGACAAGACGGTAGAGGGTCGATGACTTAAACATTATGTTCATGGGCATTCAGCAGTTTAGCGGGCTAAAGCACATGCCATGTACTGAGAGGGTGTTGGGTTTGAATCAGGCtcacatttgctgcatgtcatagCCACTCTTTCCCATATGTCCCATACACTATCTTTTCTATAACCCTCTACTGTTTACTATCTAATAAAGCACAagatcaaattaaaaacatggtCTGTATACTATACTTCATTTTTGTATTGCTTTATTTgtgaataatttaataatttaagcatcatttgaaaaaacattaatattaaaCACATTGTCACAGAGCACTGCAGACAGCGCTGAGCTAATAATTATGTTCCTACACGTACTGGAAGTCGTTCGTGCTAGAAACCAAATTCAGTTCAAGAGCACGTGGTAAAAGAATGCCTCTGCTTACTCCCAGAGACATCCCATAACTTCATTAATGGCTGTATCTTTCATTGACAGAGTGGATACTTTGTTTCTAGTTGGATATTTGGCTCAAAAATATGAGTTTGTTCAGTCCATCTTGGCATTTTCATCAGCTTCAGTTAACATCTACAGCTGGTTTAATGTTAAACATTCTTTAGGTCTTTAGATGGCACGGAAAATAGTGACATTCAAGTATACTGCTTTAGAGACACATCAAGCCAAGTGTTAATGCcaatacatatacatatcaTGAGAACTTATGTCCACCATAAGACCTCAAACACAGGCTTCTAGTGGGTTCTGAGTCACTCATCTGCACCTTCGTTTCCCTGTCCTTTTAAGTGCTAGTCCTTGAAGCTCACACTTctggaaagagaaagggaaaagacaGATTTGAAGTAGCAGTACAAAGGGAACTGTTAAATATAGCATTATATTTTAATGTCCAAATGCCAGTGTAAATGATGTGCAGACTTACTTGTCTGCTGATTTGTCAGTGGAGCGGTCAAGAGGTCGCAGGATGGAGCGTTCTGGGGAGACGGGATGAGGACtgacagagacactgagaggagaggagctccGCAGGGAGGAGAACGATAAACCCTGTCTGCGCATCTCCTGAACTGCCCTTTCActgaggacagagacagatgaggaCAGAGAGGCCATGAGACAACTATGACAACTAGTCAGACAATTAGACAACAATGCTCTTGTAAAGCTAACTGTAATCAAGGAGAGGTCAGATATTTGTTTTAGTTGGAATTGCTGCCTGATCATTGTAAGACATAAAGAAGTGGCAGCAACCATTCAACACAGTTCTACATTTTGGCAACAGCTTTGATAAAGCTCTTTGCTATGATGTTTTTGCACTGACCCTCTCAAATATCACTTTCAAACTAGTGCTGCCAGTAGTGTGAAGTCTTTTCCCTTGGATCTCCTGTCAAAGATTGAGTTTCTATAGgtatttctttctctgttcagccatggAGACAATTGTTGCACGTGCTAACTACCCTCAGTTTGCCATGCACACACTCCTAATAAACTATTGTTACTGCGGctagaaatgaaaaacacatcacttcctctgtGACAGAGGGAGACTTGCGCAATACCAGTTAAttggaacagcaaatgtaaaagttttcatAAACTTGGTTTATGCTGAATCAGTATTTTATATCTACTGGGGATAGAGAAGTGGTGAGGATGAGGTGAACTGAGcatatttatatgaaaatgtcctATAACTACTTTGTACCTCTGCAgatgacattttgttttatggcaCACTTAAAACTTCCTGAAAACACTGTCAACAAAATATGCTGGCCTATTACGAGGAACAAGTAGATTCTTGGACATTGCAGTATTTTGCATTAACTAAAGCAATACTGTACCCACCAATAAAAAACAGAAGCCTTGAATTTGATGCCCTGAATTTGTCAAGAAATGTTTTCTTACTTACTTCAGTGACAGTAATaacaaaattatatatatatatatatatatatatatatatatatatatatatatatatatatataaaaatcttattttctttgAGATTTACAACTTTGTTGTATTCCAGGAGGAGTAAGCAGTAAACATGCCATCCCTCACAAATGATGCAGAGGTATAGCAGgacaaaaagcaggaaaagaagaCGTGCCATTCATCGGCCCCCAGGCCAGTCTGCAACATTGTGAATGGCACAGATTGGCAGAATGGCAGAGCACAGTAATGAGATTAATTATTCCAAAGTGTTTCATCAAACCAAAATGACTGATCAGCCTAATGAGACACATCATTCCCAAACGTTTTGTCAAAATCCAATCACTGGCATCAGAGATACTTTGCGTGACTCAGACTAATGTGTGGGGACCAATCCAAAGACTTTGCCCTGCTTTAATTGTGGGAGACAATACTGTTACTGTCCTGGGGAACGTATTGAATATGCAATGTCAGTGT contains the following coding sequences:
- the chst14 gene encoding carbohydrate sulfotransferase 14, with product MLPRRQDYGMKRAGVARSGSVINFRTTVSPGSLRRSSAVLPSVLTFAVIVASGGLLLMIEKGMLNSMETPPPRGNGRRSDYIRQVVPHNPAAVDTESQILQEIRNRTIRTMCSHKNMPHNVWSLSPLQRKTLLQHILVNDEYRLLYCYVPKVACSNWKRVLKVLSGALESVDVNIKMDHRSDLLFLSSLKPEEIRYRLKHYFKFMFVREPMERLLSAYRNKFGEIEAYQKKYGVEIIKRYRKGHAKDSSVTGDDVTFAEFVRYLLDEDVERMNEHWMPVYNLCQPCAVSYDFIGSYEHLERDADFVLQQIGAPPHVHFPERQTWYKPVTTETLHYYLCSLPQKLLRELLPKYILDFSFFTYPLPNTTTEYCRH